A segment of the Arachis hypogaea cultivar Tifrunner chromosome 5, arahy.Tifrunner.gnm2.J5K5, whole genome shotgun sequence genome:
GTATCCCAGTGATTCTGCAGGGTAGGCATGAATGCAATGAGTTCAACAAGTCTCATAATTTGTAAGAGAAATTGTAAATTAGATTTCTTACATGCATGACTTGAGGAGCTCTAGCAGGGCCGTAACCATTGGTAAGTTGATACTCTCCTTGTAACTGATTTGCAACTTTATCATTTAAACGAAAGACGGAGGGGTCATTCTCATCCCAATTAGTGCCTGCATAATCTGCTGTCACTGATGTCTCCGATTGAACCTTCACACACAAGATTTTAGAGATATTTTCAAAGTAAATGTACTTATCCAATATGAATAGCTTGATGATGGAGTAAGTAGTATATTACCTGCAAGAACAGACCGTTTGATGCTTTGATTCTAATTTTGTTGGGGTCATTGCTATTTCTTACAATCTGAAATGTTTCCGGGTTGCTAGGCGAGTTGGAAACTGCAACGATTTTGTTTCCACTGCCTTGATTTTCTAGCCCAAGAAATTGCTTGTTAAACACTCTAAAATTGAAAGATGTGTCACTGACCCTCCATAGCTGCAAAAAAGCACAGGACAGACTGAAAttccaaaagcatcaaaaatgGATCTAAATGGAATTCTTTCAGATAAAGCAACATACCTTGAATGTTTCCCAACCTGAAGCTGAAGCACGGTTGGCAACAAGATCAGCTCCTCCTCCATTTTCTGCTGCGAGATATTTCTGGAACTTAGTGGACATTAGCTGCACTTGAGTTCCATCCTGAAATCAACAAAATTCATAAACAGTTCTGTTAAATTTGCAAATGAAGTGGACCCTAATAAAGAAAGAGTCATACCAAGAGATCTTTGTTGACAATTCCATCAAAGAGAGAAGGTTTCATCCATCCCTCAGCAAGCAACCAGTTTCCTAGATTCACAGCTTTGTATGGCAAATTCTGTGCAACAAGAACAGAATGAGGAGGGTGTGAGAGGCATAAAGCCAACAAGAAGGCAAACAAGTATCTATATGCCATTCTAAATTGTTTCGTGAATAAGATTGTGAAGAATCACTAAGTATTTATAGCCATGGTTTGTAAATCAACATCATACAATAAAGCACATTATGTTagtattaaaagagaaaagacaAATTGTAATGACTTGACCCAAGTGTGAACCAAATTCAGATATTCAtattattaattactaattagGCACCCCTGTCATAAGGCACTAATAGAGCCACTGGCCATGGTCAAATGTGGATATAATCACATCAAGACGCATAATGAGTGAGAGAGAGTATCAGGAAGAATCAACCCATTTACAAGCCTTTTCCCCAAGTCATCACGAAACTAAAATGGTTAATAAGAAATCGTTAGTCATCTTTCTTTCATTAAAGAAACAACAACTATCTTTGGATAATCTAAGCATTCAGCCTCAACAGTTACAGGGTGGAAGTTTCTCAATGAGCATAATCTACACGGTCAATGGACTAGTGGGCAGTGCCAGCGGGAAGTGGGCACCACACTTTGGCACTGGAATAACAATCAACTCCATTACTCCAACACAAGTTGACgcaaaagaacaaaaaatatcAATGCAGTTGTGGCATTGAATTGAACAATTATTAAAGCATGTATTGCACAAATCTGGGCTGAAGATAATTATTAAAGCATGTTTGGCACAAATCTGGGCTGAAGATACTAATAATTTCATGTctccaaattaaaatttaatagacTCACAAATCACTAATCACACACTAATCAGTACACATAATCTCAGCCTCTCTCAAACTATTTACCTAATGATAGTGCTAGGCCTTGCATGGCTGCAAAGGAGGACCACACAAACAATCATTGCCGGCAAAGGCACTGGCCGGGAACTGAGTCTTTGGAATCTGACCACAAAGATGGTTATAACTGACGTTCAGCTTCTGAAGCCCAACCACACCCTTAGGAATCTTTCCAAAAACCGAATTTCTAGACAAATCCAAGTACTTGAGCTTCTCCACGATCCTCAAACCTCCCATGTCGAACTTCAATTTATTCCCCGAAGCCCAGAACCCTACCAAATAGTCTGTTCTGTTCAGCAATCCAATGGCGCTCCCTGAGATATCGTTTCCGGAGAGATCGATGTAGTCGTAGAAGTAAGTCTCCGAAGGCTTCCAATCATCCAGCTTCATCCTTATTCCACACTTGGCCAGCTTCAACGAGTAGATAATCGGAGACGAAGTCACCCACTTGGGGATTGTTCCCAGGTGCAAGTTGTTGTTCGACAAATCCAGAGATTCAATTCCTTTCACGTTCATCTCGGGGAACGGGTCTACCAGCAAGTTGTTGGAGAGGTCCAGGTTGAAGATCTTCGTCAAGTTCTTGAAGCTCTGCGGCACGCTTCCAGTGAATCGGTTCGAGGAGAGATCGAGTGTGTCGAGAGCCTTCATTTTCCCTAGAAAATCAGGAATTTTCCCGGAAAGTGAGTTGTGTCCCACTTCCAGGTATCCCAGTGTTGGTGCCAGCGTGGCAATCGACGCCGGAATCGTGCCGGAAAATTTGTTCCGAGAAAGTTCTAGAATCCTGAGGTTCTTTAACGAAGTGAAAAAATCGGGAATGTTACCGCTGAGCTGGTTGCCTTGCAAACTCAGATATGTGAGGTTCTTGAGGTTCCGAATCCCGTCTGGGATAGCACCGGTGAGGAGGTTGTCGCCGAGTTTGAGCTGAGTGAGCTGAGTCAACAGGGATAGTGAACTCGGCACTGTTCCGGTTAAGCGGTTGCCTTGGAAGCTGAAGGCGCCAAATTTTCGAGTGGAGTTTCCAAAAGAATCGGGTATGCGACCCGAGATCTGGCTGTCCTCGATGTAGATGTATTGGAGGTTGGGCATATTGAGGAGAAAACCCGGGAAGGGACCCGATATGTTTCGGAGATTAGTGAAATAAATACCGTCGAGAAATTGGAGCTTTGAGAGGGAGGACGATATGGTACCCGATAAGAAGCTATTGGGTTGGTCGGGTTGACCCCCAAGAGAAATGCTTGTGACCCGTTTGTTTTCAAATAGACAGTTGAGGCCAGGCCACGTGCAACAATCGGTCCCGCGTATCCATTTGCTGAGCATCCCAGATGGGTCGGACTTGATGCCCGATTTGAAGCCCAATAGGCCTGCTTCGTCATCCGGGTGGCATTTGGCTGCATTGGCCTTGAGGTGTAGCGGTGTGAAGATGGTGAAGAGGATCAAGAGTGTTGTTGTTGCAGTGGGGATGCTCATTTTTATTTCGTGGGTTCTACTCAGTTTTGCAAGCTTATGTTAATATGttatataagaaaagaaaagaaaaggtagtTGCAATTATTGACTATGAATATAAATGCATGATTATCCGGATCTGGGGTTCTGTCTTGGAAGCATTGGTCAGTGGATATCTACCATCTAGCTGGAGGGAGCCTCCAGAATTGACGcatttatacttttcttttgtgtagTGCAAGTGCTGCAACGTGGTTATGGTTCCACTTTCCACACACTACCTCTTGCTTTGCATTGTCCCAGTTTGCAGTACACTGTGGCACGTAGCCTTCTTGAACACTTCAAAATTTTGTCTGCTCTTATCTTAAAATATTGTTTTGAAAATCCTCCTACAAATCTTTTGTTTTGACATCTCTTTCCTCTTGCACTCGGTTTTACGTTAAGAATTGACAATTGACAATTTTTTGGGTATATTAGTATATTACCGACATCTAGACTTTGTACATTGCTATATGTTATGTTTTAATATCTTTGTAAATTGCTATATAGTACTTCTAAAAATAAACTTAATTGTACTCCATGACGTTTGGAAATTCTTGTGCATGCATTGCTTGAATATTGGAAGAATCCAATATCTTCTTTTCGTGGTAGGCTGGTAGCCAAACTAATTAtcctattttttaattaattttagaattttgtcAGCAGCGATTAAACTAAAATCTTAGTTAAATCACTTTATTTGCGTAGTTGTTTAGACGAATGAGTATCAAGTATCAACTCTCAAGGTTAGTTCTTAGTTTACTTTGTGGCTTTGTGCTAAGCCTCAAGCACAATAAAGACCAAATGCATATGAGGTACCTTTTTGGTGTGACTCTCCAATCAGACATATAATGATAACTAAGCTAGCCTTTCACGTGGGCCTGTATTGATTGGACAAACGAAAAGCCCAAAGTAGTGACAAATATTTAAAGGccaaaaagaggaaaaagtaatTGAGTCTTTCAGTTGATGTTACTGCTGGAACGCGAGTTATCGAATGGTAGATGGCGGCACATTGATCCAAACGGGGGAGCAGAAATTTAGTTTGGTTCTGGTTTGGGCGGGTTTGTTGTTCTGTACGGTGCGGGTCGGTTTCCAGGCCCAATCCGTGGCTTAAACCCTTTAAACCTTTTCGAATGGCTTCTTTCgtgtagaggaggaagaggaagaagagtgcAGGTTCAATAGCACGACAAGTTCGGATTTTTGGAATATAATTCACTAATTCAGAGACTTGTTTTACCCTTTACTGCATAGCTAGGTGATTCCATTCGGCTTTCATATTTTGGTTTGCTTGCTCGCTCTCGCGTGTACCCCTGTTTTGTATtcgatttcaattgcaatttcaAGCtctaatatttttccctcttttcgTCATCAGATTTATGACCTGAATCTCGATTCCTTGACTGCTTTTCAGTTTCATAAACTCGGGGGTTCTTCCCTCATATGGAACTTGAGTTCTGAAACTAAAGTGAAGAGCTATTTGTTGACGGTGAATAGGATGGATCACTTTGCGGGAGCTGAAGAGCATCTTGCTCAACAAAGACTGAGGCAGAAGCTTGATGAAGTCAATGTAGCTGCTCAAAATTACCTTGCTCCTATCCAAGACCATGTCAATTTCACTCTCCAGGTTTCTTCTTTATTGACTGCTTCAATACAATCACAAATTTTGCACTTGCAAGCTTCCTATTCTATATAGTTCATTGTTTGATTGGATTTGTCTTTTCCAGAAAGCATATTTCAAATGTGCATATGAGTGCTTTGATAGGAGCAGAAGGCAGGAAGAGATAACTAATTGTGTCGAAAATTGCAGTATTCCTCTTGCTAATGTTCAACAGACTTTTGATACTGAGATGCAAAAGTTTCAGGTAAGCTTCTCCTTCCTTTCTCAACTGTTGTTGCTTCTTTAATTGCAAAAGTATTGTGAATTAATTTAATAGACAAGTCTCAATAGTACAATCAACGATTAATTGTCTTTCATTCTAGGTAATCAGTTTCTATCCACTATTGATTATAGGGTTTACAAACATAAAAATTGGATCCAATTCACACTTTACTTCTTCAACACTATTTGATGAAAATTAATGGTTTGTTGTAAGAAATAGAGCAGATATGTATGCATGCATCTTCGAAAATTTTGCATTGGAAGATCTTTGGACCTCCAAAAGATTTAGTTTGATTTCCTATTGAAGATATGGTATTCATAGATCCATGTAACTTACCTCACCTTGTAGTAAAACGCTTAGTAGTTTTTGTTGTTGATTTCCCATTATTTGGACAATAAATACCTTGTTTTGGACATGGTGCAGGAGAAATTGAATAGATCTTTGATGGTATGTCAAGATAGGTATGAGTCTGCAAAGCTCCAGCAGAAAGGTGGGGCCATGAATGATATGGTTTCCTGTGCTGATGAGGCGATCCAAGACAGCATCAAGATGCTACCACTTCTTGCTAATAAGTTGAAATCCTCCTTTGGCATTAAGGACAAtgactccttctagctccattttTTTGTATCCAAAGATTTAGTTATTCCTGTAGATGGTGCAAATTTGCTAGACATTATTTTGTAACTCTATCTAGAGTACACAAGATTTTACTCGATTTCTGTAGTTAGAATGC
Coding sequences within it:
- the LOC114927708 gene encoding uncharacterized protein; protein product: MSIPTATTTLLILFTIFTPLHLKANAAKCHPDDEAGLLGFKSGIKSDPSGMLSKWIRGTDCCTWPGLNCLFENKRVTSISLGGQPDQPNSFLSGTISSSLSKLQFLDGIYFTNLRNISGPFPGFLLNMPNLQYIYIEDSQISGRIPDSFGNSTRKFGAFSFQGNRLTGTVPSSLSLLTQLTQLKLGDNLLTGAIPDGIRNLKNLTYLSLQGNQLSGNIPDFFTSLKNLRILELSRNKFSGTIPASIATLAPTLGYLEVGHNSLSGKIPDFLGKMKALDTLDLSSNRFTGSVPQSFKNLTKIFNLDLSNNLLVDPFPEMNVKGIESLDLSNNNLHLGTIPKWVTSSPIIYSLKLAKCGIRMKLDDWKPSETYFYDYIDLSGNDISGSAIGLLNRTDYLVGFWASGNKLKFDMGGLRIVEKLKYLDLSRNSVFGKIPKGVVGLQKLNVSYNHLCGQIPKTQFPASAFAGNDCLCGPPLQPCKA
- the LOC112803105 gene encoding uncharacterized protein → MDHFAGAEEHLAQQRLRQKLDEVNVAAQNYLAPIQDHVNFTLQKAYFKCAYECFDRSRRQEEITNCVENCSIPLANVQQTFDTEMQKFQEKLNRSLMVCQDRYESAKLQQKGGAMNDMVSCADEAIQDSIKMLPLLANKLKSSFGIKDNDSF